In Amphiura filiformis chromosome 1, Afil_fr2py, whole genome shotgun sequence, the following are encoded in one genomic region:
- the LOC140165289 gene encoding uncharacterized protein: MAGSWALHPRPRVRVYGDSLTKLLSKDIWSEKFYADVRTLPGATFRTLKFHIEDDTETISESTVAVVLHVGTNNWARRDLVVREMRDFNRLIIAAQQKFSIPVLVSAVLPRYDEEDIKDSIEYFNIEMARLCKSANCHFFNLSRFCQNSWNLFAVDNLHFNREGYNLFGLAMQHAIEQRLWPLVLDQVASHQIPPLHRYTKPKKDAPLHVSQPPATQPAPLKPPRDRTNRRFRRMAKPLIKEVDGDGSYFFRRGWKQMEPVCDAPAIALPTARAYLLKPVCVKEKLSGLPSPPTPYVMSRQQGKKRRRRLNAHKKKRKKRSPKKCVPCRTIQSPPVPTSPNPPAATIPPAATSPPAATTPPVATSPPAATTPPAATTPPAATSPPAATSPPAATSPPAATTPPAATTPPAAPSPPAATSQTASTTPPAATSPPAATSPPAATTPPAATTPPAATTPPAVTSPSAAKSLVDYKLPHSMVNMHCGTCSCISCMNSYSCMSTGVQLG, translated from the exons ATGGCCGG GTCCTGGGCCCTGCACCCACGACCACGTGTGCGGGTGTATGGAGACTCCTTGACGAAGCTGCTGTCCAAGGACATCTGGTCTGAGAAATTTTATGCTGATGTTAGAACATTACCAGGTGCTACGTTCAGAACTCTAAAATTTCACATCGAAGACGATACTGAAACAATAAGCGAAAGTACAGTAGCAGTTGTTCTTCATGTAGGGACTAACAATTGGGCCAGACGAGATCTGGTTGTAAGAGAAATGCGTGACTTCAACCGCCTAATTATAGCAGCTCAACAGAAATTCAGCATACCTGTGCTTGTTTCTGCTGTTCTACCCAGATATGACGAGGAAGACATTAAAGATAGCATAGAGTACTTTAACATTGAAATGGCACGTTTGTGCAAATCAGCTAACTGCCATTTTTTCAATTTGAGCAGATTTTGCCAAAATTCTTGGAACTTATTTGCTGTAGATAACTTGCATTTCAACCGAGAAGGTTACAACCTATTTGGTTTAGCTATGCAGCATGCTATTGAACAACGGTTGTGGCCTTTGGTCCTGGATCAAGTTGCATCTCATCAGATACCACCACTGCATAGGTACACAAAGCCAAAGAAAGATGCACCATTACATGTAAGTCAGCCTCCGGCAACTCAACCGGCACCACTGAAGCCACCTCGAGATCGTACAAACCGTCGATTCCGGAGAATGGCGAAGCCTCTTATTAAAGAGGTTGATGGAGATGGCAGCTATTTCTTCCGACGTGGTTGGAAGCAGATGGAGCCTGTATGCGATGCGCCTGCTATTGCGCTTCCAACGGCCAGAGCATATCTGCTGAAACCGGTATGCGTGAAGGAGAAGTTGTCGGGACTACCATCACCACCAACGCCATATGTAATGAGCAGACAGCAAGGGAAGAAGAGACGGCGGCGGCTCAATGCACACAAGAAGAAGCGAAAAAAACGGAGCCCCAAG AAATGTGTGCCCTGTAGGACGATACAGTCCCCACCTGTCCCCACCAGTCCCAATCCACCTGCAGCCACGATACCGCCCGCAGCCACGTCACCGCCCGCAGCCACGACACCGCCCGTAGCCACGTCACCGCCCGCAGCCACGACACCGCCCGCAGCCACGACACCGCCCGCAGCCACGTCACCGCCCGCAGCCACGTCACCGCCCGCAGCCACGTCACCGCCCGCAGCCACGACACCGCCCGCAGCCACGACACCGCCCGCAGCCCCGTCACCGCCCGCAGCCACGTCACAGACCGCATCCACGACACCGCCCGCAGCCACGTCACCGCCCGCAGCCACGTCACCGCCCGCAGCCACGACACCGCCCGCAGCCACGACACCGCCCGCAGCCACGACACCGCCCGCAGTCACGTCACCGTCCGCAGCCAAGTCACTGGTTGATTATAAACTACCACACAGTATGGTAAATATGCATTGTGGTACATGCAGTTGTATATCATGCATGAACAGTTATTCTTGTATGTCTACTGGGGTGCAGTTGGGGTAA